A part of Melittangium boletus DSM 14713 genomic DNA contains:
- a CDS encoding IS701 family transposase has protein sequence MDAQGIERLEAYFQKIGDVLGGDSRRGSFALYAMGLLGEGERKSVEPIAARACPDPDKTEAMHQRLLHFAVNSRWSDREVRREATGYALGAMTQREPIEAWIVDDTGFLKQGKHSVGVQRQYTGSAGKITNCQIGVSLSLATRTEHLPIDFELYLPESWANDSVRRQEARIPEEVTFKTKPQLAVQMIRRAIADGVPKGVALADSAYGSSSEFRAQVRSLGLHYAVGVDPQTAVCLLDDEGRPQGEAMSVKDMASHLHEHGGFRRCTWRSGTREPLWARFALRRVIAAGVPKSQQEPLWLLIEWREGESEPANYFLVSVPERMSKKQLIRLVMQRWRTERVYEDLKGELGLDHYEGRRFPGWHHHVSVALCCYAFIIAERARHFPPSARGAGEAHAQPLQA, from the coding sequence ATGGACGCCCAGGGGATTGAACGACTCGAGGCGTATTTCCAAAAGATTGGCGACGTCTTGGGCGGGGACAGTCGCCGAGGTTCCTTTGCCCTTTATGCCATGGGCCTCCTGGGGGAGGGCGAGCGCAAGAGCGTCGAGCCCATTGCCGCGCGGGCCTGCCCCGACCCCGACAAGACCGAGGCCATGCACCAGCGCCTGCTTCACTTCGCTGTCAACTCCCGCTGGAGCGATCGGGAGGTTCGCCGAGAGGCCACTGGCTATGCCCTTGGCGCCATGACGCAGCGCGAGCCCATCGAGGCATGGATTGTCGACGACACCGGCTTTCTCAAGCAAGGCAAGCATTCGGTGGGCGTGCAGCGGCAATACACCGGCTCGGCGGGCAAAATCACCAACTGCCAGATTGGCGTCAGCCTCAGCCTCGCCACCCGCACCGAGCACCTCCCCATCGACTTCGAGCTGTACCTGCCCGAGTCCTGGGCCAATGACTCCGTTCGTCGTCAGGAGGCCCGAATCCCCGAGGAGGTGACGTTCAAGACAAAACCCCAGTTGGCTGTGCAGATGATTCGTCGGGCGATAGCGGACGGTGTTCCCAAGGGAGTCGCCCTGGCGGACTCCGCGTATGGCTCCTCCAGTGAGTTCCGCGCACAGGTGCGCTCCTTGGGGCTGCATTATGCAGTGGGTGTAGACCCCCAAACGGCCGTTTGCCTCCTCGACGACGAGGGGCGCCCCCAGGGCGAGGCGATGAGCGTCAAGGACATGGCTTCGCACCTGCACGAGCACGGAGGCTTTCGACGCTGCACCTGGCGCAGCGGAACCCGTGAGCCGCTCTGGGCGCGTTTCGCCTTGCGCCGTGTGATTGCCGCGGGAGTTCCCAAAAGCCAACAAGAACCGCTCTGGCTGCTCATTGAATGGCGCGAAGGTGAGTCCGAGCCGGCCAACTATTTCCTTGTTTCAGTGCCAGAGCGCATGAGCAAGAAACAGCTCATCCGTCTTGTCATGCAGCGCTGGCGAACCGAGCGCGTCTACGAGGACTTGAAGGGAGAGCTCGGGCTCGACCATTACGAGGGTCGGCGCTTTCCAGGTTGGCACCACCACGTCTCCGTCGCCCTGTGCTGCTACGCGTTCATCATCGCCGAACGCGCGCGGCATTTCCCCCCCTCGGCCCGAGGGGCGGGTGAAGCCCACGCGCAGCCGCTCCAGGCCTGA